A region of the Nitrososphaerales archaeon genome:
TATACAGATTCCTGAGCAAGAAGTACCAGGTTATTCTATCAAATCCTGTGAAGACAAAAGCAATAGCGTCTGCAAAGATAAAGACGGATAGAATCGATGCCAAAATACTTGCTGATCTGTTACGTGGAGGATACATAGCGGAGTGCTACATACCTGATAGCAATATAATGGAGCTCAGAGAACTTGTTAGATATAGAGCAGATCTGGTAAGAGCCAGAACCAGAGTTAAGAACAGGATACATTCCATACTGCTTATGCATGGGATAAGGATAGATGCGGAACCATTCACGAAAGATTTTGTTAGGGAGTTGCGAGATTTGAAGGACTACAGGATAGATGGCTACCTTGATGTGCTGGAATCGCTTAACACGAAGATAAAGGACGCGTCT
Encoded here:
- a CDS encoding IS110 family transposase, coding for MLVGLDIHKNCIQAAVMNEQGRLLKEDKFQNDIECVESFFTDINDAKVVMESSSTWYHIYRFLSKKYQVILSNPVKTKAIASAKIKTDRIDAKILADLLRGGYIAECYIPDSNIMELRELVRYRADLVRARTRVKNRIHSILLMHGIRIDAEPFTKDFVRELRDLKDYRIDGYLDVLESLNTKIKDASVMIRGIANDKERDYSRKLCKYYPAHLHISITLHHLAQTSLS